AGGCACTATCCCCGGCCCCAGACCACGCACTCCGGGCTACCGCGCATGGGTCGGGGACAGGAAGGGACGTGTGCCGGGGAGGCAGTGCCGGCCTGGCCACCTCACCCACCACGGGGCAGCTGGGATGCGAGGGAGTCGGCTGCCTCTGGGGCAACGGCCCCTGACGGTCAAAGccagggaggctgcagccccACAGCCCGCTCAGACGGCTGCCCCATTGTAGCCTGGACAGCGCCCTTCAGCGCAGGCCGCGCAGGGCCTGCGCCCGGGGCAGAGCAGCAAAGACCAGGTGCCCCTGGGCGCTGCTCGGAGCACAGCCACcccagcagagctggggccgccgctgcaggccaggggcaggcagCCCCGCACCCCACCACGTGCCCTGACCCCGCGGACCTGGGCAGAACAGGCCCAGCGGCCCTCCCATCAGGctcacaggagagagggaggcccGCTGGCCGTGCCGCCCCAGCTGTGGGCCTGACCGGAAGCGTGCAGTGGGAGGGAGCACAGGCTCAGGGGGGCAAGGCCTTCCCCCAAAACACCAGAGTCGGGGGCCCGGCCGTACCTGGTGCCGCTGCGCCGCCGGATGATCTTGGTGCGGCTCTTCACTTTGTAAGCCGAGAGCGAGGTCTCCCCGGGCGCCCCCGCCGGCCTTGCCCCCGGAGGGGACCCGGATGGCACGGGGGCGAGCAGGGAGGCGTGGTCCCTGCCGCCAGCCTCGGCCTGCCagcggaaggaggaggaggaggaggcggaggggcTGGAGGCCTTCCACTTGTACTTGCTGGGGGAGGGCCCGGCCTTCGAGGCCGCAGCCggcctcctggccttggcctggtccgcCCGGAGCTGCGCCGGCTCTGTCGCGGCCGTGCCGCAGGGGGTCTTGCCCAGGTTTTCCACGGCTGCTCGGGGACTCAGGGCCCGCCGGGCGGCACGGGGGCTTTTGGCTGAGGCTGCGACCCATTTGTAGTTATTTTTCCGGAACTTGCTGGTTCGACAGGGTACCAGCAGCGAGGCCTCGCGGGCCTGCCTGGCTCCGGAAGCTGGCCTGGCTGGGCCCACGGTGGATCCTGAGGGGACCGGCTGAGCTGGGTGGCCGGCCCTCACTCTCCCGTGCCCCGGGAGCTGCGCGGCACAGCTGGCTGCAGAGTGAGGGGCACCTGTGCGGCCCAGGCCGGGGGCAGGGGCGTGTGCCTTGATGGCCACCGCGCTCTCGCTGACCGTCCGCCGGGGCCCGGGGGCGCTGCCACTCACACTGCCCACGGACCTCACGACCCGGGGCCTGCCCGGCTCCTTCTGGCAGACCAGGAGGGGGTCCTCCACGCTGCGGCCGCCCCTGCCTCTTGCTGGcctgcagggctgcagctgcCCCCCAGGGGGCTCCCCCTCGCCTTCCCGGGGCTGTTGGGCTCCCCAGGGGGTGTCCTCATCTCCCACGGAGCCCTGCAGGGGCACCGGGGCCCCAGCACAGCCGGCCTTCGACGGTGGCTTGATTTTGATGACCATGTTGTGATCTGAGCCAAGCTGGACCTGTCTCTCAAGGACGTCCTGCTGGGGCTCGGGGTccggcctggcccctgctccaagGGCCGTCTGCACGTCGCGGTCACCGGACGGGTCAGAGGACCCGGGGGGCCAGTTCACCAGGGAGTATTTCTTGCGCCACGAAGGCCCCTGGTGTGTGAAGTCTCTCCGGCTGGGACGAGGGTAGCGGGTGCCAAAGGCCCTGTCCCCGTGGTAAGCGGGCGGCTGCCATCGGGGAGCAGCTGAGGTGCCCGGGGCAGGTGCGTTGCCGTGGAGGTTTTTGTAGTCGTCGATCAGACCTGGGAAGACAGAATCACAGCTCGGGTCACCCGCAGGGCCACGCCCGCCCTGGGGGCGCCAGACCCCGACTCactgagggctccaccctcagcCCGACCCCTGCCGCACAACAGCCCCGTGTGCCCGCCTGCCGGGCCCATCTCTGAAGGGAAGCGGTCCCTGGGCagctgccaggcctgggcaggaggaggctgggtcAGCCCAGACAGGGCCGGCGGCTGGGCGCCAGGGACGCGGGCCTGTCCCCtccggagggggcggggcaggggccgaGCGGCACCGCGGGCTTGCACTGAGCTGGGCGGAGGCCCGGCAGCCGCGGCCGCCCCCGCGGCTCTCCACTCGGCCCCAACAGTCTCCCTGAGCGCACagcctacttttaatttttttccagtttagaAAGACCAACTTGGGTCGAAAGACATCAGCGAGCGGACGCTGAGGCCTGGGACCCGAGGCCGGGAGCGGCCCCGGGCGCGTGAGGGCAGAcgggcgaggggcgaggggcgcGGACGCGGCGGCGCCCCAGCCCGTTACTCAGccacgccgccgccgcggccccgGGGAGCCCCGAAGGCCGCCGGACCAAGCCGGGGCGGGGAACCGACCAGCCGCGGCCCCGCTGGCTCGGCCCGACCGACGGCCCGCCCCCGCGCCGGCACCGGACGGCGGGCGGAGCGCGACCACCCCGAGGAGAGGACGGGGGCCGCCGTGAGGTGAGGGGGAAGCGGGGGACGCGCGCCCGGCCCCGGCCTGACCCACCCTGTAGGAGGCGGATCTGCCGCCGTAATTGCTCCTTTTCATCCATCTCCCGAGTCCGCGACGCCCGGCCAGGCCCCCGCGACGTCATTGCTGCGCGACCGCTTCCccgcgggcggggccgggcggagCCGGAACCGCcgaggcgcggggcggggccgccagGGGGCGCGCCGCCGCCTGGCAACGCCCACTGGGGGCGGGGATACGCACGCGCAGCGAGAGAGGCGGTTGCGTCACCAGGGAGCGCCGGGGCCTGGCCTCGCGCGTCCGGGCCGGCGCCGGGCCGGTGGGGCCCCGGGTCAGCGTCCAGGTGCGGGCACTTGGCGGGGGCACCGAGGCCTGGCGGGGACCTAGCGGCAGAAGGgccggctgcagtggctggaggccaggaTGCCGTGTCGGGACTCCGGCTGCGGCCGCGGGGAGCGCAGTGGGGGCGAGCGCGTGGAAGCCGCAGGAGCCCGCAGCGAGCGCGGCTGCCGCGCGGAAGCGGGGGTTGGGGCCAGAGCGGGCCCGCACCCGAGAGCGGACGGCGGAGACGCGCCGGCGGCCGTGCGCAGAGCCCGTGGGCTGTCACAGCCGCGGGAGGGGCGAGGTGGCGCGGACGAGCGCCGAGTGCTGCGCGGTttcgcggggctgggggctgggggtgaccGGATGCTGGCTTCGGACGTCCTGCTGGGCGAGACGACAGCGTTGTGACTGCAGTCGGTGCCCTTGAGTCGAACACCTCAAAGTGGCTGAAATGACAGCTTTTAGGATgtatatgtcttttttaaagatttatttatttatttaaaagaggtagagagagaggtcttccacccgctggttcactccccagatggccgcaatgaccggagctgggccaggagccaggagcctcttctgagtctcccacgtgggtgcaggggcccaagcacttaggcatcttcca
Above is a genomic segment from Oryctolagus cuniculus chromosome 6, mOryCun1.1, whole genome shotgun sequence containing:
- the ZC3H3 gene encoding zinc finger CCCH domain-containing protein 3 isoform X2 translates to MTSRGPGRASRTREMDEKEQLRRQIRLLQGLIDDYKNLHGNAPAPGTSAAPRWQPPAYHGDRAFGTRYPRPSRRDFTHQGPSWRKKYSLVNWPPGSSDPSGDRDVQTALGAGARPDPEPQQDVLERQVQLGSDHNMVIKIKPPSKAGCAGAPVPLQGSVGDEDTPWGAQQPREGEGEPPGGQLQPCRPARGRGGRSVEDPLLVCQKEPGRPRVVRSVGSVSGSAPGPRRTVSESAVAIKAHAPAPGLGRTGAPHSAASCAAQLPGHGRVRAGHPAQPVPSGSTVGPARPASGARQAREASLLVPCRTSKFRKNNYKWVAASAKSPRAARRALSPRAAVENLGKTPCGTAATEPAQLRADQAKARRPAAASKAGPSPSKYKWKASSPSASSSSSFRWQAEAGGRDHASLLAPVPSGSPPGARPAGAPGETSLSAYKVKSRTKIIRRRSGTSLPGDKKSSPSAVGTKTPVSLRRRQAVRGRSTPVLKKTPHRGLLQITRHRLCRLPTREACSLHSLRTPPSSKVIKTRYRIVKKTPATCPSAPPCPSSPPSWRARRLSQSRALALNRVRPTAAGSARWGNKGYCCIGGVLYKVSANKLSKTSGRLGDAGGRPLLRPGRLDPPSSCSRSLASRAVQRSLAIIRQAKQKKEKKKEYCMYYNRFGRCNRGEHCPYIHDPEKVAVCTRFVRGTCKKTDGTCPFSHQVSKEKMPVCSYFLRGVCSHSSCPYSHVYVSRKAEVCSDFLKGYCPLGAKVYLLIYLKGRGRERSPPSAGLLPKRLQRLEPGARSFLWVSHVGTGAQGLGSSSTAFSCC
- the ZC3H3 gene encoding zinc finger CCCH domain-containing protein 3 isoform X3, with the translated sequence MTSRGPGRASRTREMDEKEQLRRQIRLLQGLIDDYKNLHGNAPAPGTSAAPRWQPPAYHGDRAFGTRYPRPSRRDFTHQGPSWRKKYSLVNWPPGSSDPSGDRDVQTALGAGARPDPEPQQDVLERQVQLGSDHNMVIKIKPPSKAGCAGAPVPLQGSVGDEDTPWGAQQPREGEGEPPGGQLQPCRPARGRGGRSVEDPLLVCQKEPGRPRVVRSVGSVSGSAPGPRRTVSESAVAIKAHAPAPGLGRTGAPHSAASCAAQLPGHGRVRAGHPAQPVPSGSTVGPARPASGARQAREASLLVPCRTSKFRKNNYKWVAASAKSPRAARRALSPRAAVENLGKTPCGTAATEPAQLRADQAKARRPAAASKAGPSPSKYKWKASSPSASSSSSFRWQAEAGGRDHASLLAPVPSGSPPGARPAGAPGETSLSAYKVKSRTKIIRRRSGTSLPGDKKSSPSAVGTKTPVSLRRRQAVRGRSTPVLKKTPHRGLLQITRHRLCRLPTREACSLHSLRTPPSSKVIKTRYRIVKKTPATCPSAPPCPSSPPSWRARRLSQSRALALNRVRPTAAGSARWGNKGYCCIGGVLYKVSANKLSKTSGRLGDAGGRPLLRPGRLDPPSSCSRSLASRAVQRSLAIIRQAKQKKEKKKEYCMYYNRFGRCNRGEHCPYIHDPEKVAVCTRFVRGTCKKTDGTCPFSHQVSKEKMPVCSYFLRGVCSHSSCPYSHVYVSRKAEVCSDFLKGYCPLGAKPLAAMDLLAFSKNLPVLDASCRRSCMKHAA
- the ZC3H3 gene encoding zinc finger CCCH domain-containing protein 3 isoform X4, with the translated sequence MTSRGPGRASRTREMDEKEQLRRQIRLLQGLIDDYKNLHGNAPAPGTSAAPRWQPPAYHGDRAFGTRYPRPSRRDFTHQGPSWRKKYSLVNWPPGSSDPSGDRDVQTALGAGARPDPEPQQDVLERQVQLGSDHNMVIKIKPPSKAGCAGAPVPLQGSVGDEDTPWGAQQPREGEGEPPGGQLQPCRPARGRGGRSVEDPLLVCQKEPGRPRVVRSVGSVSGSAPGPRRTVSESAVAIKAHAPAPGLGRTGAPHSAASCAAQLPGHGRVRAGHPAQPVPSGSTVGPARPASGARQAREASLLVPCRTSKFRKNNYKWVAASAKSPRAARRALSPRAAVENLGKTPCGTAATEPAQLRADQAKARRPAAASKAGPSPSKYKWKASSPSASSSSSFRWQAEAGGRDHASLLAPVPSGSPPGARPAGAPGETSLSAYKVKSRTKIIRRRSGTSLPGDKKSSPSAVGTKTPVSLRRRQAVRGRSTPVLKKTPHRGLLQITRHRLCRLPTREACSLHSLRTPPSSKVIKTRYRIVKKTPATCPSAPPCPSSPPSWRARRLSQSRALALNRVRPTAAGSARWGNKGYCCIGGVLYKVSANKLSKTSGRLGDAGGRPLLRPGRLDPPSSCSRSLASRAVQRSLAIIRQAKQKKEKKKEYCMYYNRFGRCNRGEHCPYIHDPEKVAVCTRFVRGTCKKTDGTCPFSHQVSKEKMPVCSYFLRGVCSHSSCPYSHVYVSRKAEVCSDFLKGYCPLGAKAAAWLSCAFSA